A genomic region of Thiohalospira halophila DSM 15071 contains the following coding sequences:
- a CDS encoding mechanosensitive ion channel family protein, translating to MDPKTLLSSIPWQTLITTGLRVVLILVVAWVAMRLVRAALARMERRLVERAAGDQESGPEAAKRAETLTRLLRQGAGIAIGVIVAMVILRELGVDIAPLLAGAGVLGLAVGFGAQNLVRDVITGFFFILENQIRVGDVAIINGTAGVVERLNFRTVVLRDLAGTVHVLPNGAITSVSNMTKDWSAYVMDIGVSYNSEPDQVIGIMQRVGDELRADDYFGPLISQPVEIFGVNEFADSAIVIKGRIITRPGHQWECGREYLKRLKTAFGEAGVEIPYPHRSIEVSDAQGPLTERLLEAERAGTSGA from the coding sequence ATGGACCCCAAGACCCTCCTCTCCAGCATCCCGTGGCAGACCCTGATCACGACGGGCCTGCGGGTAGTGCTCATCCTCGTCGTCGCCTGGGTGGCCATGCGCCTGGTCCGGGCCGCCCTCGCCCGCATGGAGCGCCGCCTGGTGGAGCGCGCCGCCGGCGACCAGGAGAGCGGCCCCGAGGCCGCCAAGCGCGCTGAGACGCTCACCCGCCTGCTACGCCAGGGGGCCGGCATCGCCATCGGGGTGATAGTGGCCATGGTGATACTCCGCGAGCTGGGGGTGGATATCGCGCCGCTGCTCGCCGGCGCCGGCGTCCTCGGACTGGCGGTGGGATTCGGCGCGCAGAACCTGGTGCGCGACGTCATCACCGGCTTCTTCTTCATCCTCGAGAACCAGATCCGGGTGGGCGATGTGGCCATCATCAACGGCACCGCCGGCGTGGTGGAGCGGCTGAACTTCCGCACCGTGGTCCTGCGCGACCTGGCGGGGACGGTCCACGTGCTCCCCAACGGCGCCATCACCTCGGTCTCCAACATGACCAAGGACTGGTCCGCCTATGTCATGGATATCGGCGTCTCCTACAACTCGGAGCCGGACCAGGTCATCGGCATCATGCAGCGGGTAGGGGATGAACTCCGGGCCGACGACTACTTCGGCCCGCTCATCTCGCAGCCGGTGGAGATCTTCGGCGTCAATGAGTTCGCCGACTCCGCCATCGTCATCAAGGGGCGTATTATCACCCGCCCCGGCCACCAGTGGGAGTGCGGCCGGGAGTACCTCAAGCGGCTCAAGACCGCCTTCGGCGAGGCCGGCGTGGAGATCCCCTACCCCCATCGCTCCATCGAGGTCAGCGATGCCCAGGGGCCGCTCACCGAGCGACTGCTGGAGGCCGAAAGGGCCGGCACTAGCGGCGCATGA
- a CDS encoding potassium/proton antiporter, which translates to MDFTQQLLLLGSALVLLSIVASPLSHRLGLPILAVFLALGMVAGSDGLGIEYHDPLSAFLIGNLALAIILFDGGLRTDTATFRVGLRPALSLATVGVVITAGITGAAAAWILELDPVSGLLLGAIVGSTDAAAVFGLLGARGLTLKQRVGATLEIESGLNDPMAVFLTLLFLEWARTGSDPGGLGVALQLVWQMGAGAALGLGGGWLLARLINALDLTEGLYPLAALAGGIGLFASANSLGGSGFLAVYLAGLVVGDRPLQAGHHIRRFNDGLAWLAQIGMFLILGLLVNPSEIWAVAPQGLAVAAVLMLLARPVAVFLGLAPFGLDWREQLFLSWVGLRGAVPIVLALFPLLAGLPDASTYFNIAFFVVLVSLLVQGATIAPVARRLGLDMPPQPQVMQRFELDIPAQYDYEFIGYRLEPDSPAAGRDPQAIGLPDHARVVAALREGRPLEPDDDCLCPGDYIYVLATPPDLPLLDRLFGPARPEEAAFFGEFLLNGDARLLDVAAIYGLEITVDDPGETLHDRLSHYFKGRQVVGDSLAIAGVRLTIREMEGPTITRVGLKF; encoded by the coding sequence ATGGACTTCACCCAGCAGCTCCTGCTCCTGGGCAGCGCCCTGGTCCTGCTCAGCATCGTGGCCAGCCCCCTCTCCCACCGGCTCGGCCTGCCCATCCTCGCGGTCTTCCTCGCCCTGGGCATGGTCGCCGGCAGCGACGGCCTGGGGATCGAATACCACGACCCGCTCTCGGCCTTCCTCATCGGCAACCTGGCGCTGGCCATCATCCTCTTCGACGGCGGCCTGCGCACGGATACCGCAACCTTCCGCGTGGGCCTGCGACCGGCCCTCTCCCTGGCCACGGTAGGGGTGGTGATCACCGCCGGCATTACCGGCGCCGCCGCCGCCTGGATCCTGGAGCTGGATCCCGTCTCCGGCCTGCTACTGGGGGCCATCGTCGGCTCCACCGACGCCGCGGCCGTCTTCGGGCTGCTGGGCGCCCGGGGCCTGACCCTCAAGCAGCGGGTGGGAGCCACCCTGGAGATCGAGTCCGGGCTCAATGACCCCATGGCGGTCTTCCTCACCCTCCTCTTCCTGGAGTGGGCGCGTACCGGCAGCGACCCCGGCGGGCTGGGCGTCGCGCTGCAGCTGGTCTGGCAGATGGGAGCGGGGGCGGCCCTGGGGCTCGGCGGTGGCTGGCTCCTGGCGCGGCTCATCAACGCCCTGGACCTTACCGAGGGGCTCTACCCCCTGGCGGCGCTGGCCGGCGGCATCGGCCTCTTCGCCAGTGCCAACAGCCTCGGCGGCAGCGGCTTCCTGGCCGTCTACCTGGCCGGGCTGGTCGTCGGCGACCGGCCGCTGCAGGCCGGCCACCACATCCGCCGCTTCAACGACGGCCTGGCCTGGCTGGCCCAGATCGGGATGTTCCTCATCCTCGGCCTGCTGGTGAACCCCTCCGAGATCTGGGCCGTGGCCCCTCAGGGGCTGGCCGTGGCAGCGGTTCTCATGCTGCTTGCCCGGCCGGTGGCGGTCTTCCTGGGCCTCGCCCCCTTCGGCCTGGACTGGCGGGAGCAGCTCTTCCTGAGCTGGGTGGGACTGCGCGGCGCCGTGCCCATCGTCCTGGCCCTCTTCCCGCTACTGGCCGGACTGCCGGATGCGTCGACCTACTTCAATATCGCCTTCTTCGTGGTCCTGGTCTCGCTCCTGGTCCAGGGGGCCACCATCGCCCCGGTGGCACGCCGGCTGGGGCTGGACATGCCGCCGCAACCGCAGGTGATGCAGCGCTTCGAACTGGATATCCCGGCGCAGTACGACTACGAGTTCATCGGCTACCGCCTGGAGCCGGACAGCCCCGCCGCCGGTCGCGATCCCCAGGCCATCGGCCTGCCCGACCACGCGCGGGTGGTGGCCGCCCTGCGCGAGGGCCGCCCGCTGGAGCCCGATGACGACTGCCTCTGCCCGGGGGACTACATCTACGTCCTCGCCACGCCGCCGGACCTCCCCCTGCTGGACCGCCTCTTCGGCCCGGCGCGCCCGGAGGAGGCCGCCTTCTTCGGCGAGTTCCTCTTGAACGGCGACGCCCGGCTCCTGGATGTCGCCGCCATCTACGGCCTGGAGATCACGGTGGACGACCCCGGCGAGACCCTCCACGACCGCCTGAGCCACTACTTCAAGGGCCGCCAGGTGGTGGGTGACAGCCTGGCCATCGCCGGTGTGCGCCTGACCATCCGCGAGATGGAGGGGCCGACCATTACCCGGGTAGGGCTGAAGTTCTAG
- a CDS encoding tRNA-queuosine alpha-mannosyltransferase domain-containing protein, which yields MGHADNGGGEGRRILLLSAYDAVSHRRWREGLVAAFPEAAWTVLTLPPRHFRWRIRGNSLTWAFEQRATLEAGYDLVIATSMVDLAGLRGLVPALAATPALAYFHENQFAYPESPHAHPSNEHRVVNLYTALAAEVVRFNSAFNRDTFRAGARALLARMPDAVPGALDAELGALGSVLSVPLDVAWFRPDTAPAEGPLTLVWPHRWEHDKAPERFVAALEQLVARGVDFRVHLLGQQFRGSPVDVAALAERLGERVGEVGPVAGDDAFRALLQASHVVVSTALHDFQGLAVQEAVAAGCRPVVPDRLAYRDFIPAEWRYPDDLDNPEAEATALADRLEALAAAHGRGELSPAPDLAWLAWPEQRPAWAEALGVA from the coding sequence ATGGGACATGCGGATAACGGCGGGGGCGAAGGTCGCCGGATCCTCCTGCTGTCGGCCTACGACGCCGTCAGCCATCGCCGCTGGCGGGAGGGGCTGGTGGCCGCCTTCCCGGAGGCGGCGTGGACCGTGCTGACCCTCCCGCCGCGCCACTTCCGCTGGCGCATCCGCGGCAACAGCCTGACCTGGGCCTTCGAGCAGCGCGCGACCCTGGAGGCCGGGTATGACCTCGTGATCGCCACCTCCATGGTCGATCTCGCCGGCCTGCGCGGCCTGGTTCCGGCCCTGGCGGCGACGCCGGCGCTGGCCTACTTCCACGAGAACCAGTTCGCCTACCCCGAGAGTCCCCACGCCCACCCGAGCAACGAGCACCGGGTGGTGAATCTCTACACCGCCCTGGCCGCGGAGGTGGTGCGCTTCAACTCCGCCTTCAATCGCGACACCTTCCGTGCCGGGGCGCGGGCCCTGCTGGCGCGGATGCCCGATGCCGTGCCCGGCGCGCTGGATGCGGAGCTGGGTGCCCTGGGTTCGGTCCTGTCGGTGCCCCTGGACGTGGCCTGGTTCCGGCCGGATACCGCCCCCGCCGAGGGCCCGTTGACCCTGGTCTGGCCCCACCGCTGGGAGCACGACAAGGCGCCGGAGCGCTTCGTCGCCGCCCTGGAGCAATTGGTCGCGCGCGGCGTCGACTTCCGGGTCCACCTCCTGGGGCAGCAGTTCCGGGGCTCGCCGGTGGACGTGGCCGCCCTGGCCGAGCGGCTGGGGGAGCGAGTGGGCGAGGTGGGGCCGGTGGCCGGCGACGACGCCTTCCGCGCCCTGCTGCAGGCCTCCCATGTCGTCGTCTCCACCGCCCTCCACGACTTCCAGGGGCTGGCGGTGCAGGAGGCAGTGGCCGCCGGCTGCCGGCCGGTGGTCCCGGACCGGCTCGCCTATCGCGACTTCATCCCTGCCGAGTGGCGCTATCCCGACGACCTCGACAACCCGGAGGCCGAGGCCACGGCCCTGGCCGATCGGCTCGAGGCGCTGGCCGCCGCCCACGGCCGGGGCGAACTGTCCCCGGCCCCCGATCTCGCCTGGCTCGCGTGGCCCGAGCAGCGGCCGGCCTGGGCGGAGGCGCTTGGCGTGGCCTAG
- a CDS encoding L-lactate dehydrogenase has protein sequence MSGRVAIVGTGNVGVAAAYALFQQRVARELLLVDRDRERAEGEAMDLAHGQALVGSCPVRAADWADLAGCDVVVLAAGVGQQPGEDRLSLLQRNAEVLAGIAAELDHHAPEAVVIVASNPVDLLTRILQRLSRRPAERILGTGTMLDTSRFRALLGYHYGINPRSVHAYILGEHGDSEVPLWSDATIGGQNLRGATINGRPWDPEALHGLFTEVRDAAYAIIQRKGYTNTAIGLVIAYLTRVILDDQKSVVPVSAAVDGEFGLSDLCLSLPRVVGAGGVEGSVLPEPDEDERAALTASGETLAGHLAGLDLDGLRA, from the coding sequence ATGAGCGGACGGGTCGCCATCGTCGGCACCGGCAATGTCGGCGTGGCGGCCGCCTACGCCCTCTTCCAGCAGCGCGTGGCGCGGGAGCTGCTGCTGGTGGACCGCGACCGGGAACGCGCCGAGGGCGAGGCCATGGACCTGGCCCACGGCCAGGCCCTGGTGGGCTCCTGCCCGGTGCGCGCCGCCGACTGGGCCGACCTGGCCGGCTGCGACGTGGTGGTCCTGGCCGCCGGCGTGGGGCAGCAACCGGGGGAGGACCGCCTGAGCCTGCTGCAGCGCAACGCCGAGGTCCTCGCCGGGATCGCCGCCGAGCTGGACCATCACGCCCCGGAGGCGGTGGTCATCGTCGCCAGCAATCCGGTGGACCTGCTCACCCGCATCCTCCAGCGCCTCTCCCGGCGCCCCGCCGAGCGCATCCTGGGCACCGGGACCATGCTGGACACCTCCCGCTTCCGGGCGCTGCTGGGCTACCACTACGGCATCAACCCGCGCTCGGTCCACGCCTACATCCTGGGCGAGCACGGCGATTCCGAGGTGCCCCTGTGGAGCGACGCCACCATCGGCGGCCAGAACCTGCGCGGGGCGACCATCAATGGCCGCCCCTGGGACCCGGAGGCGCTCCACGGCCTGTTTACCGAGGTCCGCGACGCCGCCTACGCGATCATCCAGCGCAAGGGCTACACCAACACCGCCATCGGCCTGGTCATCGCCTACCTGACCCGGGTCATCCTCGATGACCAGAAGAGCGTGGTCCCGGTGAGCGCGGCGGTGGACGGGGAGTTCGGCCTGTCCGACCTCTGCCTCTCCCTGCCCCGCGTGGTGGGGGCCGGCGGTGTGGAGGGCTCCGTCCTCCCCGAGCCGGACGAGGACGAGCGCGCCGCCCTCACCGCCAGCGGCGAGACCCTGGCCGGCCACCTGGCAGGGCTCGATCTCGACGGCCTCAGGGCGTAA
- a CDS encoding TIGR00341 family protein, giving the protein MRIIEVVAPASYTETLERLGRENGALDVWCGAVDEQERRSVRMVVPAGEHQELLDRLQAVVGDAPEGRILILPVEAVLPRPEGEQAGSGGTSREELYNQIARGARLTGDHLALVLLSGLVAAAGLLADSVAIVVGAMVIAPLLGPHLAFALGTALGDRDLIRQALGTGMAGMASAFVLAVAIGVVVPMEYGSAELISRTVVGYDSVIIALASGAAAVVSLTTGLPSALVGVMVAVALMPPVMAMGMFLGTGRLDVAASAGLLLAVNVVSINLAAKVVFLIKGVRPRTWLEKRKARQSVQLAVTFWVVTLLFLLLAIPLHSELPLPDLPGLGLTP; this is encoded by the coding sequence ATGCGGATCATCGAGGTGGTGGCACCGGCGAGCTATACCGAGACGCTGGAGCGGCTGGGGCGGGAGAACGGCGCCCTGGACGTCTGGTGCGGGGCGGTGGACGAGCAGGAACGGCGCAGCGTGCGCATGGTGGTCCCGGCGGGGGAGCACCAGGAGCTCCTGGACCGGTTGCAGGCGGTGGTGGGGGATGCCCCCGAGGGCCGGATCCTGATCCTGCCGGTGGAGGCGGTGCTGCCGCGGCCGGAGGGGGAGCAGGCCGGTAGCGGCGGGACCTCCCGGGAGGAGCTCTACAACCAGATCGCCCGCGGTGCGCGGCTTACCGGCGATCACCTGGCGCTGGTCCTGCTCTCCGGGCTGGTGGCGGCGGCCGGGCTGCTGGCCGACAGCGTCGCCATCGTGGTCGGCGCCATGGTCATCGCGCCGCTACTGGGCCCGCACCTCGCCTTCGCCCTGGGCACCGCCCTGGGCGACCGGGACCTTATCCGCCAGGCGTTGGGGACGGGGATGGCGGGGATGGCCTCGGCCTTCGTCCTGGCCGTCGCCATCGGGGTGGTGGTGCCCATGGAGTACGGCAGCGCGGAGCTCATCTCCCGTACCGTGGTGGGCTACGACAGCGTCATCATCGCCCTAGCCTCGGGGGCGGCGGCGGTGGTCTCCCTGACCACGGGGCTGCCCTCGGCCCTGGTAGGCGTGATGGTGGCGGTGGCGCTGATGCCGCCGGTCATGGCCATGGGGATGTTCCTGGGAACCGGGCGGCTGGATGTCGCAGCCAGCGCCGGCCTGCTGCTGGCGGTGAACGTGGTCAGCATCAATCTGGCCGCCAAGGTGGTCTTCCTCATCAAGGGCGTGCGGCCGCGCACCTGGCTGGAGAAGCGCAAGGCCCGCCAGTCGGTGCAACTGGCCGTCACCTTCTGGGTGGTGACCCTGCTCTTCCTCCTGCTGGCCATCCCCCTCCACTCGGAGCTGCCGCTGCCCGACCTCCCGGGACTGGGCCTTACGCCCTGA
- a CDS encoding Wzz/FepE/Etk N-terminal domain-containing protein yields MATQQPPHDTPYADDEISLIDLWRVLARRRFWILATFVLVMVLAGAWLALKTPVYEASASIEIGTVAAHPDKTKEVYVLDSPQKEDSPKPRSSLELLEDPAAVTNRLNSSLQSGTAEVQSGRIIQLTTRSEDPEQATRQLRGVLEELRNRHAGYLETFRSNIRERAEEVNQRIGFIEDQQAQFEAKLGELDANTSAAIGALLTLEQRLFNRLPQLEEQRRELLNQLSERLTQPTRIIAEPTATSNPVEPKNRLVLALAAVLGLMLGVFVAFFREFLTRVAEAGEEETE; encoded by the coding sequence ATGGCCACCCAACAACCACCGCACGATACCCCCTATGCCGATGACGAGATCAGCCTTATCGACCTCTGGCGAGTCCTCGCCCGCCGTCGGTTCTGGATCCTGGCGACGTTCGTGCTCGTGATGGTACTGGCCGGCGCCTGGCTCGCCCTTAAAACACCGGTTTATGAGGCCAGTGCCAGCATTGAGATTGGCACTGTCGCGGCCCACCCTGATAAAACGAAAGAAGTCTACGTCCTCGACTCACCCCAAAAAGAAGATTCACCCAAGCCCCGAAGTTCCTTAGAACTTCTGGAAGATCCTGCCGCCGTTACAAATCGCCTCAATTCTTCCCTACAGTCAGGGACCGCGGAGGTCCAGTCAGGACGGATCATCCAGCTAACGACCCGTTCCGAAGACCCCGAGCAGGCAACCCGGCAACTGCGCGGCGTCCTGGAGGAATTGCGGAACCGCCACGCCGGGTATCTCGAGACCTTCCGCTCAAATATCCGCGAGCGTGCCGAAGAGGTAAATCAGCGGATTGGCTTCATCGAGGACCAGCAGGCTCAGTTCGAGGCCAAGCTGGGAGAGCTGGATGCCAACACCTCAGCGGCCATAGGTGCCCTGCTCACACTGGAGCAACGCCTGTTTAACAGGCTCCCCCAGCTGGAAGAACAGCGCAGAGAGCTGCTGAATCAACTATCGGAGCGCCTGACCCAGCCGACGCGGATCATCGCCGAACCAACAGCGACGTCGAACCCGGTGGAGCCGAAGAACCGCCTGGTCCTGGCGCTGGCGGCGGTCCTGGGTCTGATGCTCGGGGTCTTCGTGGCCTTCTTCCGGGAGTTCCTGACCCGGGTAGCGGAGGCCGGGGAGGAGGAAACGGAATAA
- a CDS encoding calcium/sodium antiporter, whose translation MSAETHPFLLLAALAVGLTLLAGGGELLVRGALAVGRRLGLSPLLAGLVIVGFGTSTPELAVSLDAAARGADDLALANVVGSNAGNILLILGLCAVITPLTVTPLALRRDGWAMLGATGLLLALLGGGLMPWEGGLLLAALAGYLVVAWRSESRAATPEGALHAAEAAAVTPARRMATGVVLVVAGLALLVAGARLLVEGASGLAEAAGIPPAVIGLTVVAVGTSLPELAVSLTAALRGSGDVAVGNILGSNLFNALGVLGAAALVAPLQAAPRLLAVDQWVMLAAAAALVLFLYTGHRLGRREGAALLAAWLAWVAAMAVWP comes from the coding sequence ATGTCCGCGGAGACCCATCCCTTCCTGCTGCTGGCGGCGCTGGCCGTTGGTCTCACCCTCCTCGCCGGCGGCGGCGAGCTCCTGGTCCGCGGTGCCCTGGCGGTGGGCCGACGGCTGGGCCTCTCGCCCCTGCTCGCGGGGCTGGTCATCGTCGGCTTCGGCACCTCCACCCCGGAGCTCGCCGTCTCCCTGGACGCTGCCGCGCGCGGCGCCGACGACCTCGCCCTGGCCAACGTGGTGGGCTCCAACGCCGGCAACATCCTGCTCATCCTCGGGCTCTGCGCCGTGATCACCCCGCTCACCGTGACGCCCCTGGCCCTGCGCCGGGACGGCTGGGCCATGCTCGGCGCCACCGGGCTGCTGCTGGCCCTCCTCGGTGGCGGCCTAATGCCCTGGGAGGGCGGCCTCCTCCTGGCCGCCCTGGCGGGCTACCTGGTCGTGGCGTGGCGGAGCGAGTCCCGGGCCGCCACGCCGGAGGGGGCCCTCCACGCCGCGGAGGCGGCGGCGGTCACCCCGGCCAGGCGGATGGCCACCGGCGTGGTCCTGGTGGTCGCGGGGCTGGCGCTGCTGGTGGCCGGGGCGCGGCTGCTGGTGGAAGGGGCGAGCGGCCTGGCGGAAGCGGCCGGGATCCCGCCGGCGGTCATCGGCCTCACCGTGGTGGCGGTGGGGACCTCCCTGCCGGAGCTGGCCGTCTCCCTCACGGCCGCCCTGCGCGGCAGTGGCGACGTGGCCGTGGGCAACATCCTCGGCAGCAACCTCTTCAACGCCCTGGGGGTGCTGGGCGCGGCGGCGCTGGTCGCCCCCCTCCAGGCGGCCCCTCGGCTGCTGGCCGTGGACCAGTGGGTGATGCTCGCCGCCGCCGCGGCCCTGGTCCTCTTCCTCTACACCGGCCACCGGCTGGGCCGGCGTGAGGGGGCGGCCCTCCTGGCCGCCTGGCTGGCCTGGGTGGCCGCCATGGCGGTCTGGCCGTAG
- the pdxH gene encoding pyridoxamine 5'-phosphate oxidase: MTQPFDEPFDHFRAWLAEAEASEPNNPTAMSLATADAQGRPSCRMVLLKGVEGGGFVFYTNTESHKGRDLAANPRAALCFHWKSLDRQVRVEGTVEPVTATEADAYFASRARGSRIGAWASQQSRPLADRRTLKRAVAHYGFRFGVGEIPRPPHWSGYRVLPERIEFWTDRAFRLHDRFLYTREGEGWAVERLYP, translated from the coding sequence ATGACCCAGCCCTTCGATGAGCCCTTCGACCACTTCCGCGCCTGGCTGGCCGAGGCCGAGGCCTCGGAGCCGAACAATCCCACCGCCATGAGCCTGGCCACGGCCGATGCCCAAGGTCGGCCCTCCTGCCGGATGGTGCTGCTCAAGGGGGTCGAGGGCGGCGGCTTCGTCTTCTACACCAACACCGAGAGCCACAAGGGCCGGGACCTGGCCGCCAACCCCCGCGCGGCGCTCTGCTTCCACTGGAAGTCCCTGGATCGCCAGGTCCGGGTGGAGGGGACGGTGGAACCGGTAACCGCGACGGAGGCGGACGCCTACTTCGCCAGCCGTGCCCGGGGCAGCCGCATCGGCGCCTGGGCGTCCCAGCAGTCGCGCCCCCTGGCCGACCGCCGCACCCTCAAGCGGGCGGTGGCCCACTACGGCTTCCGCTTCGGCGTGGGCGAGATCCCGCGCCCCCCGCACTGGTCCGGCTACCGGGTTCTGCCGGAGCGTATCGAGTTCTGGACCGACCGCGCCTTCCGCCTCCACGACCGCTTCCTCTACACCCGGGAGGGGGAGGGCTGGGCCGTGGAGCGGCTCTACCCGTAG
- the wrbA gene encoding NAD(P)H:quinone oxidoreductase — protein MARVLVLYYSMHGHVETMANAVAEGAREVEGAEVTVKRVPETMPEEVARQAGAKLDQPAPVATVEELPEYDAILFGTPTRFGNMCGQMRNFLDQTGGHWFNGRLVGKVGSVFASTATQHGGQETTITSFHTTLFHQGMVVVGVPYACQELLNMAEISGGTPYGATTLSDGDGSRQPSANELTIARFQGAHVARVAAKLAD, from the coding sequence ATGGCGCGAGTACTGGTGCTCTACTACAGCATGCACGGCCACGTGGAGACCATGGCCAACGCCGTGGCCGAGGGTGCCCGCGAGGTCGAGGGGGCCGAGGTGACGGTCAAGCGCGTCCCCGAGACCATGCCGGAGGAGGTGGCCCGCCAGGCCGGGGCCAAGCTCGACCAGCCCGCCCCGGTGGCCACCGTGGAGGAACTCCCGGAGTACGACGCCATCCTCTTCGGCACCCCCACCCGCTTCGGCAACATGTGCGGACAGATGCGCAACTTCCTGGACCAGACCGGGGGCCACTGGTTCAACGGCCGCCTGGTGGGCAAGGTGGGCAGCGTCTTCGCCTCCACCGCCACCCAGCACGGCGGCCAGGAGACGACCATCACCTCCTTCCACACCACCCTCTTCCACCAGGGCATGGTCGTGGTGGGCGTCCCCTACGCCTGCCAGGAGCTGCTCAACATGGCCGAGATCAGCGGCGGCACCCCCTACGGCGCCACCACCCTCTCGGATGGGGACGGCAGCCGCCAGCCCTCGGCGAACGAGCTGACCATCGCCCGCTTCCAGGGCGCCCACGTTGCCCGGGTGGCGGCGAAGCTCGCCGACTGA
- a CDS encoding cysteine-rich CWC family protein gives MPAHEPKNCPRCGTAFECRVGNIERCQCQVVTIPEEVADELQTEYGDCLCADCLKELVSETAEA, from the coding sequence ATGCCCGCCCACGAGCCCAAGAACTGCCCCCGCTGCGGCACCGCCTTCGAGTGCCGGGTGGGCAACATCGAGCGCTGCCAGTGCCAGGTAGTCACCATCCCCGAGGAGGTTGCCGATGAGCTGCAGACGGAGTACGGCGACTGCCTCTGCGCGGATTGCCTGAAGGAGCTGGTCAGCGAGACCGCCGAGGCCTGA
- a CDS encoding TSCPD domain-containing protein: MSIKIEEPIVDYGIASPEKEEAEAPAAVAEPEAGGYEAENVIQMHERLERPERLEGSTYKIATPLSEHAIYLTINDIVLNEGTRHEHRRPFEIFVNSKNMDHFQWIVALTRIISAVFRKGGDVTFLVEELHSVFDPRGGYFKKGGKYMPSLVAEIGEVIDQHLRKIGMIQEAGLDEHQKALVEAKRAEYEQRQGSGQEAAEEEEGDYPPGAELCNKCHTKAMVLMDGCMTCLACGESKCG, from the coding sequence ATGAGCATCAAGATCGAGGAGCCCATCGTCGACTACGGCATCGCCAGCCCCGAGAAGGAGGAGGCCGAGGCGCCGGCGGCGGTGGCCGAACCGGAGGCCGGCGGCTACGAGGCGGAGAACGTCATCCAGATGCACGAGCGCCTGGAGCGCCCCGAGCGGCTGGAGGGCTCTACCTACAAGATCGCCACGCCGCTGTCCGAGCACGCCATCTACCTGACCATCAACGATATCGTGCTCAACGAGGGGACCCGCCACGAGCACCGGCGGCCCTTCGAGATCTTCGTCAACTCCAAGAACATGGACCACTTCCAGTGGATCGTGGCGCTCACGCGGATCATCTCCGCCGTCTTCCGCAAGGGCGGCGACGTCACCTTCCTGGTGGAGGAGCTCCACTCGGTCTTCGACCCGCGCGGCGGCTACTTCAAGAAGGGCGGCAAGTACATGCCCTCCCTGGTGGCGGAGATCGGGGAGGTCATCGATCAGCACCTGCGCAAGATCGGCATGATCCAGGAGGCGGGGCTGGACGAGCACCAGAAGGCGCTGGTGGAGGCCAAGCGCGCCGAGTACGAGCAGCGCCAGGGCTCCGGTCAGGAGGCCGCCGAGGAGGAAGAGGGCGACTATCCCCCCGGCGCCGAGCTGTGCAACAAGTGCCATACCAAGGCCATGGTCCTCATGGACGGCTGCATGACCTGCCTGGCCTGCGGCGAGAGCAAATGCGGCTGA